From the Neoarius graeffei isolate fNeoGra1 chromosome 1, fNeoGra1.pri, whole genome shotgun sequence genome, one window contains:
- the abi1b gene encoding abl interactor 1b isoform X4, which translates to MAELQMLLEEEIPAGKRALVESYQNLSRVAEYCENNYVQAQDKKKALEETKAYTTQSLASVAYQINALANNVLQLLDIQASQLRRMESSVNHISQTVDIHKEKVARREIGILTTNKNTSRTHKIIAPGNMERPVRYIRKPIDYTLLDDVGHGVKQGNSQPARSGGGTLSRTNPPTQKPPSPPMAGRGTLGRNTPYKTLEPVKPPVVPNDYMTSPARLGGQSSPGRTASVNQRPRTHSGSSGGSGGRENSGNSVGIPLAVPTPSPPSMAPVVPPGPGLGPVPMSQFGTISRQISRHSSSSASSSASMVSATGTYRRAPSSSSQFSVPQSHLNGGPTYPQNPAPDSPSPPPPPLPEETPMFEEAAPPPPPPPVDYEEEDAALVHYNDPYADGDPHWAPKSYIEKVVAIYDYTKDKDDELSFMEGAIIYIIKKNDDGWFEGVCNGITGLFPGNYVESIMHYAD; encoded by the exons ATGGCAGAGCTACAAATGCTGTTAGAGGAAGAAATTCCGGCTGGGAAGAGAGCTTTAGTCGAGAGCTACCAGAATCTCTCCAGAGTCGCGGAATACTGCGAGAATAATTATGTCCAG GCTCAGGATAAAAAGAAGGCCTTGGAGGAGACTAAAGCCTACACCACCCAGTCGCTGGCCAGCGTGGCGTATCAGATCAACGCTCTGGCCAACAATGTGCTGCAGCTGCTGGACATCCAGGCATCTCAGCTGCGCCGCATGGAGTCATCCGTCAATCACATCTCCCAG ACCGTGGACATCCACAAAGAAAAGGTTGCACGACGAGAGATTGGGATTTTGACCACCAACAAAAACACGTCACGGACGCACAAAATAATCGCCCCTGGAAACATGGAGCGGCCGGTGCGCTACATCAGGAAGCCGATTGATTACACGCTGCTGGACGATGTGGGACACGGCGTCAAG CAAGGGAACAGTCAGCCGGCCAGGTCCGGGGGCGGGACTTTATCAAGGACTAATCCGCCGACGCAGAAGCCACCAAGCCCACCCATGGCGGGGCGGGGCACCCTGGG GAGAAACACACCCTATAAGACTTTAGAGCCTGTGAAACCTCCCGTGGTGCCAAATGACTATATGACGAGTCCGGCGAGGCTCGGTGGTCAGAGCAGCCCAGGACGCACAGCATCGGTCAACCAGAGACCCCGAACACACag TGGAAGCAGCGGCGGTAGCGGCGGACGAGAGAACAGCGGGAACAGCGTGGGAATTCCTCTGGCTGTTCCGACACCTTCTCCTCCGAGCATGGCACCAG TGGTACCTCCAGGTCCAGGTCTGGGTCCTGTTCCGATGTCTCAGTTTGGTACTATTTCCCGGCAGATCTCGAGGCACAGCTCTTCCAGTGCCTCGTCCTCTGCCTCCATGGTGTCAGCGACTGGTACGTACCGCCGCGCCCCGTCCAGCTCATCACAGTTCTCCGTGCCCCAGTCACACCTTAATGGCGGTCCCACGTACCCTCAAAACCCGGCTCCGG ATAGTCCCTCCCCTCCTCCACCGCCTCTCCCTGAAGAAACACCCATGTTTGAGGAAGCAGCCCCGCCCCCTCCCCCGCCCCCTGTAGACTACGAGGAAGAGGACGCTGCGCTAGTGCATTACAACGACCCCTACGCAGACGGAGACCCTCATTGGGCCCCGAAGTCCTACATAGAAAAGG TGGTGGCTATCTACGACTACACCAAGGACAAGGATGACGAGCTGTCCTTCATGGAAGGTGCCATCATTTACATCATCAAGAAAAATGACGACGGCTGGTTCGAGGGCGTGTGCAACGGCATCACTGGACTGTTTCCTGGCAACTACGTGGAGTCCATCATGCACTATGCTGACTAA
- the abi1b gene encoding abl interactor 1b isoform X2 codes for MAELQMLLEEEIPAGKRALVESYQNLSRVAEYCENNYVQAQDKKKALEETKAYTTQSLASVAYQINALANNVLQLLDIQASQLRRMESSVNHISQTVDIHKEKVARREIGILTTNKNTSRTHKIIAPGNMERPVRYIRKPIDYTLLDDVGHGVKQGNSQPARSGGGTLSRTNPPTQKPPSPPMAGRGTLGRNTPYKTLEPVKPPVVPNDYMTSPARLGGQSSPGRTASVNQRPRTHSGSSGGSGGRENSGNSVGIPLAVPTPSPPSMAPGLGPVPMSQFGTISRQISRHSSSSASSSASMVSATGTYRRAPSSSSQFSVPQSHLNGGPTYPQNPAPVSVAPPPPPVAQLTPQIPLTGFVARVQENISDSPSPPPPPLPEETPMFEEAAPPPPPPPVDYEEEDAALVHYNDPYADGDPHWAPKSYIEKVVAIYDYTKDKDDELSFMEGAIIYIIKKNDDGWFEGVCNGITGLFPGNYVESIMHYAD; via the exons ATGGCAGAGCTACAAATGCTGTTAGAGGAAGAAATTCCGGCTGGGAAGAGAGCTTTAGTCGAGAGCTACCAGAATCTCTCCAGAGTCGCGGAATACTGCGAGAATAATTATGTCCAG GCTCAGGATAAAAAGAAGGCCTTGGAGGAGACTAAAGCCTACACCACCCAGTCGCTGGCCAGCGTGGCGTATCAGATCAACGCTCTGGCCAACAATGTGCTGCAGCTGCTGGACATCCAGGCATCTCAGCTGCGCCGCATGGAGTCATCCGTCAATCACATCTCCCAG ACCGTGGACATCCACAAAGAAAAGGTTGCACGACGAGAGATTGGGATTTTGACCACCAACAAAAACACGTCACGGACGCACAAAATAATCGCCCCTGGAAACATGGAGCGGCCGGTGCGCTACATCAGGAAGCCGATTGATTACACGCTGCTGGACGATGTGGGACACGGCGTCAAG CAAGGGAACAGTCAGCCGGCCAGGTCCGGGGGCGGGACTTTATCAAGGACTAATCCGCCGACGCAGAAGCCACCAAGCCCACCCATGGCGGGGCGGGGCACCCTGGG GAGAAACACACCCTATAAGACTTTAGAGCCTGTGAAACCTCCCGTGGTGCCAAATGACTATATGACGAGTCCGGCGAGGCTCGGTGGTCAGAGCAGCCCAGGACGCACAGCATCGGTCAACCAGAGACCCCGAACACACag TGGAAGCAGCGGCGGTAGCGGCGGACGAGAGAACAGCGGGAACAGCGTGGGAATTCCTCTGGCTGTTCCGACACCTTCTCCTCCGAGCATGGCACCAG GTCTGGGTCCTGTTCCGATGTCTCAGTTTGGTACTATTTCCCGGCAGATCTCGAGGCACAGCTCTTCCAGTGCCTCGTCCTCTGCCTCCATGGTGTCAGCGACTGGTACGTACCGCCGCGCCCCGTCCAGCTCATCACAGTTCTCCGTGCCCCAGTCACACCTTAATGGCGGTCCCACGTACCCTCAAAACCCGGCTCCGG tcTCTGTTGCACCACCGCCACCTCCTGTGGCACAGCTCACACCCCAGATTCCTCTCACTGGATTTGTGGCCCGGGTTCAAGAGAACA TTTCAGATAGTCCCTCCCCTCCTCCACCGCCTCTCCCTGAAGAAACACCCATGTTTGAGGAAGCAGCCCCGCCCCCTCCCCCGCCCCCTGTAGACTACGAGGAAGAGGACGCTGCGCTAGTGCATTACAACGACCCCTACGCAGACGGAGACCCTCATTGGGCCCCGAAGTCCTACATAGAAAAGG TGGTGGCTATCTACGACTACACCAAGGACAAGGATGACGAGCTGTCCTTCATGGAAGGTGCCATCATTTACATCATCAAGAAAAATGACGACGGCTGGTTCGAGGGCGTGTGCAACGGCATCACTGGACTGTTTCCTGGCAACTACGTGGAGTCCATCATGCACTATGCTGACTAA
- the abi1b gene encoding abl interactor 1b isoform X11 — MAELQMLLEEEIPAGKRALVESYQNLSRVAEYCENNYVQAQDKKKALEETKAYTTQSLASVAYQINALANNVLQLLDIQASQLRRMESSVNHISQQGNSQPARSGGGTLSRTNPPTQKPPSPPMAGRGTLGRNTPYKTLEPVKPPVVPNDYMTSPARLGGQSSPGRTASVNQRPRTHSGSSGGSGGRENSGNSVGIPLAVPTPSPPSMAPVSDSPSPPPPPLPEETPMFEEAAPPPPPPPVDYEEEDAALVHYNDPYADGDPHWAPKSYIEKVVAIYDYTKDKDDELSFMEGAIIYIIKKNDDGWFEGVCNGITGLFPGNYVESIMHYAD, encoded by the exons ATGGCAGAGCTACAAATGCTGTTAGAGGAAGAAATTCCGGCTGGGAAGAGAGCTTTAGTCGAGAGCTACCAGAATCTCTCCAGAGTCGCGGAATACTGCGAGAATAATTATGTCCAG GCTCAGGATAAAAAGAAGGCCTTGGAGGAGACTAAAGCCTACACCACCCAGTCGCTGGCCAGCGTGGCGTATCAGATCAACGCTCTGGCCAACAATGTGCTGCAGCTGCTGGACATCCAGGCATCTCAGCTGCGCCGCATGGAGTCATCCGTCAATCACATCTCCCAG CAAGGGAACAGTCAGCCGGCCAGGTCCGGGGGCGGGACTTTATCAAGGACTAATCCGCCGACGCAGAAGCCACCAAGCCCACCCATGGCGGGGCGGGGCACCCTGGG GAGAAACACACCCTATAAGACTTTAGAGCCTGTGAAACCTCCCGTGGTGCCAAATGACTATATGACGAGTCCGGCGAGGCTCGGTGGTCAGAGCAGCCCAGGACGCACAGCATCGGTCAACCAGAGACCCCGAACACACag TGGAAGCAGCGGCGGTAGCGGCGGACGAGAGAACAGCGGGAACAGCGTGGGAATTCCTCTGGCTGTTCCGACACCTTCTCCTCCGAGCATGGCACCAG TTTCAGATAGTCCCTCCCCTCCTCCACCGCCTCTCCCTGAAGAAACACCCATGTTTGAGGAAGCAGCCCCGCCCCCTCCCCCGCCCCCTGTAGACTACGAGGAAGAGGACGCTGCGCTAGTGCATTACAACGACCCCTACGCAGACGGAGACCCTCATTGGGCCCCGAAGTCCTACATAGAAAAGG TGGTGGCTATCTACGACTACACCAAGGACAAGGATGACGAGCTGTCCTTCATGGAAGGTGCCATCATTTACATCATCAAGAAAAATGACGACGGCTGGTTCGAGGGCGTGTGCAACGGCATCACTGGACTGTTTCCTGGCAACTACGTGGAGTCCATCATGCACTATGCTGACTAA
- the abi1b gene encoding abl interactor 1b isoform X6 — MAELQMLLEEEIPAGKRALVESYQNLSRVAEYCENNYVQAQDKKKALEETKAYTTQSLASVAYQINALANNVLQLLDIQASQLRRMESSVNHISQTVDIHKEKVARREIGILTTNKNTSRTHKIIAPGNMERPVRYIRKPIDYTLLDDVGHGVKQGNSQPARSGGGTLSRTNPPTQKPPSPPMAGRGTLGRNTPYKTLEPVKPPVVPNDYMTSPARLGGQSSPGRTASVNQRPRTHSGSSGGSGGRENSGNSVGIPLAVPTPSPPSMAPGLGPVPMSQFGTISRQISRHSSSSASSSASMVSATGTYRRAPSSSSQFSVPQSHLNGGPTYPQNPAPDSPSPPPPPLPEETPMFEEAAPPPPPPPVDYEEEDAALVHYNDPYADGDPHWAPKSYIEKVVAIYDYTKDKDDELSFMEGAIIYIIKKNDDGWFEGVCNGITGLFPGNYVESIMHYAD; from the exons ATGGCAGAGCTACAAATGCTGTTAGAGGAAGAAATTCCGGCTGGGAAGAGAGCTTTAGTCGAGAGCTACCAGAATCTCTCCAGAGTCGCGGAATACTGCGAGAATAATTATGTCCAG GCTCAGGATAAAAAGAAGGCCTTGGAGGAGACTAAAGCCTACACCACCCAGTCGCTGGCCAGCGTGGCGTATCAGATCAACGCTCTGGCCAACAATGTGCTGCAGCTGCTGGACATCCAGGCATCTCAGCTGCGCCGCATGGAGTCATCCGTCAATCACATCTCCCAG ACCGTGGACATCCACAAAGAAAAGGTTGCACGACGAGAGATTGGGATTTTGACCACCAACAAAAACACGTCACGGACGCACAAAATAATCGCCCCTGGAAACATGGAGCGGCCGGTGCGCTACATCAGGAAGCCGATTGATTACACGCTGCTGGACGATGTGGGACACGGCGTCAAG CAAGGGAACAGTCAGCCGGCCAGGTCCGGGGGCGGGACTTTATCAAGGACTAATCCGCCGACGCAGAAGCCACCAAGCCCACCCATGGCGGGGCGGGGCACCCTGGG GAGAAACACACCCTATAAGACTTTAGAGCCTGTGAAACCTCCCGTGGTGCCAAATGACTATATGACGAGTCCGGCGAGGCTCGGTGGTCAGAGCAGCCCAGGACGCACAGCATCGGTCAACCAGAGACCCCGAACACACag TGGAAGCAGCGGCGGTAGCGGCGGACGAGAGAACAGCGGGAACAGCGTGGGAATTCCTCTGGCTGTTCCGACACCTTCTCCTCCGAGCATGGCACCAG GTCTGGGTCCTGTTCCGATGTCTCAGTTTGGTACTATTTCCCGGCAGATCTCGAGGCACAGCTCTTCCAGTGCCTCGTCCTCTGCCTCCATGGTGTCAGCGACTGGTACGTACCGCCGCGCCCCGTCCAGCTCATCACAGTTCTCCGTGCCCCAGTCACACCTTAATGGCGGTCCCACGTACCCTCAAAACCCGGCTCCGG ATAGTCCCTCCCCTCCTCCACCGCCTCTCCCTGAAGAAACACCCATGTTTGAGGAAGCAGCCCCGCCCCCTCCCCCGCCCCCTGTAGACTACGAGGAAGAGGACGCTGCGCTAGTGCATTACAACGACCCCTACGCAGACGGAGACCCTCATTGGGCCCCGAAGTCCTACATAGAAAAGG TGGTGGCTATCTACGACTACACCAAGGACAAGGATGACGAGCTGTCCTTCATGGAAGGTGCCATCATTTACATCATCAAGAAAAATGACGACGGCTGGTTCGAGGGCGTGTGCAACGGCATCACTGGACTGTTTCCTGGCAACTACGTGGAGTCCATCATGCACTATGCTGACTAA
- the abi1b gene encoding abl interactor 1b isoform X9 yields the protein MAELQMLLEEEIPAGKRALVESYQNLSRVAEYCENNYVQAQDKKKALEETKAYTTQSLASVAYQINALANNVLQLLDIQASQLRRMESSVNHISQTVDIHKEKVARREIGILTTNKNTSRTHKIIAPGNMERPVRYIRKPIDYTLLDDVGHGVKQGNSQPARSGGGTLSRTNPPTQKPPSPPMAGRGTLGRNTPYKTLEPVKPPVVPNDYMTSPARLGGQSSPGRTASVNQRPRTHSGSSGGSGGRENSGNSVGIPLAVPTPSPPSMAPVSDSPSPPPPPLPEETPMFEEAAPPPPPPPVDYEEEDAALVHYNDPYADGDPHWAPKSYIEKVVAIYDYTKDKDDELSFMEGAIIYIIKKNDDGWFEGVCNGITGLFPGNYVESIMHYAD from the exons ATGGCAGAGCTACAAATGCTGTTAGAGGAAGAAATTCCGGCTGGGAAGAGAGCTTTAGTCGAGAGCTACCAGAATCTCTCCAGAGTCGCGGAATACTGCGAGAATAATTATGTCCAG GCTCAGGATAAAAAGAAGGCCTTGGAGGAGACTAAAGCCTACACCACCCAGTCGCTGGCCAGCGTGGCGTATCAGATCAACGCTCTGGCCAACAATGTGCTGCAGCTGCTGGACATCCAGGCATCTCAGCTGCGCCGCATGGAGTCATCCGTCAATCACATCTCCCAG ACCGTGGACATCCACAAAGAAAAGGTTGCACGACGAGAGATTGGGATTTTGACCACCAACAAAAACACGTCACGGACGCACAAAATAATCGCCCCTGGAAACATGGAGCGGCCGGTGCGCTACATCAGGAAGCCGATTGATTACACGCTGCTGGACGATGTGGGACACGGCGTCAAG CAAGGGAACAGTCAGCCGGCCAGGTCCGGGGGCGGGACTTTATCAAGGACTAATCCGCCGACGCAGAAGCCACCAAGCCCACCCATGGCGGGGCGGGGCACCCTGGG GAGAAACACACCCTATAAGACTTTAGAGCCTGTGAAACCTCCCGTGGTGCCAAATGACTATATGACGAGTCCGGCGAGGCTCGGTGGTCAGAGCAGCCCAGGACGCACAGCATCGGTCAACCAGAGACCCCGAACACACag TGGAAGCAGCGGCGGTAGCGGCGGACGAGAGAACAGCGGGAACAGCGTGGGAATTCCTCTGGCTGTTCCGACACCTTCTCCTCCGAGCATGGCACCAG TTTCAGATAGTCCCTCCCCTCCTCCACCGCCTCTCCCTGAAGAAACACCCATGTTTGAGGAAGCAGCCCCGCCCCCTCCCCCGCCCCCTGTAGACTACGAGGAAGAGGACGCTGCGCTAGTGCATTACAACGACCCCTACGCAGACGGAGACCCTCATTGGGCCCCGAAGTCCTACATAGAAAAGG TGGTGGCTATCTACGACTACACCAAGGACAAGGATGACGAGCTGTCCTTCATGGAAGGTGCCATCATTTACATCATCAAGAAAAATGACGACGGCTGGTTCGAGGGCGTGTGCAACGGCATCACTGGACTGTTTCCTGGCAACTACGTGGAGTCCATCATGCACTATGCTGACTAA